A stretch of DNA from Pleurodeles waltl isolate 20211129_DDA chromosome 3_2, aPleWal1.hap1.20221129, whole genome shotgun sequence:
ATGATGCTCTTGATGAAGCAATGTCCATCAGTGTGGAAACACTTCACGAAGATTTCAGGGATTATTATAGAGACCTCGCTGTTCTGAAAAAAGGTGTTAAAGTGCCTCCGCAGGTCCTCAGTATACTTTGGGACCTGGAGACAGAAGAAGTTGAAGACATACTGCAAGAGTTTGTGAACAAATCCTTATTGTTTTGTGATCGAAATGGAACTTCATTTTTGTATTACTTACATGACCTTCAGCTAGATTTTCTCACAGAGAAATATCGCAGCCAGTTGCATGAGCTTCATACTAGTGTTGTTCATCAGTACCACAAACACCATAGCAAAAACAGGTCTACTTCCTTTCAAGGATACTGTAGGTACTGGTACCATTTCCTAGCCTATCATATGGCCAGTGCCAACATGCACCAGGAACTCTGCTCACTTCTTTTTTCATTGGATTGGATTAAAGCAAAAACAGAAGTTCTtgggccagctcacttgattcATGAATTTATAGAATATAGAGACATACTCGATAATGAGGACAATTCAGATCGTGAACATTTTCAAGAGTTTTTATCCTTAAACGGACACCTTCTCGGCCGCAGTCCATTTCCAAATATCATTCAATTGGGCCTTTGTCAGCCTGAGACTTCAGCAGTCTACAAACAAGCCAGACTACAAGCCAAAGAGGAACTTGGTGGAGGAGCCCTGTACCTAGAATGGATAAACCAGAATAGTATTGAGAATATGTCCTGTTTAGTCGTTCGCCCACATACTGATGCCGTTTACCACGCCTGCTTCTCCCACACCGGGGATAGAATAGCTTCTTGTGGTGCTGATAAGACATTGCAAGTATTTCAATCTGAAACTGGAGAGAATCTCTTGAAAGTGAACGCTCATGACAAAGAAGTGCTGTGCTGTGCCTTTTCTTTCAATGATACATTTATAGCCACCTGTTCAGCAGATACAAAAGTAAAGATTTGGGATTCTGTCACAGGTGTACTGTTAAGCATCTATGAAGAACACACGGAGCAAGTTAACTTCTGTCAGTTCACCAACACAGATTGTCAGCCTCTCCTAGCAACCTGTTCTAATGACTGCTTAGTCAAATTGTGGACGTTAAGCCAGAATCAGTGTCGTAATACATTGTTTGGTCACATGAAGCCTGTCGGACATTGTAGATTTTCACCTGATGATCAGTATTTGTCCAGCTGCTCTGCAGATGGAACTTTAAAGCTCTGGGATGTACCATCGGCCAATGAGCTTAAATCTATTAGcattaaaaagttcttaaaaactcAAGATGACCAAGAGGAAGATTTCGACGTGTTGGTCAAAAGCTGCTCCTGGTCCTGTGACTGTTCTAGAGTTATGGTAGCTGCCAAGAACACACTTCTTATTTTTGATGTGGAAACCAGTGATTTACTAGCTGAGTTACAGACTAATCACAACACAACTATCCAATATTGCGACTTCTGCCCGAGTAGTCAATTGGTGGCTCTTGCCTTGGCCCATAATTTTGTTGAACTTTGGAATGCTGAATCATCCATAAAGGTTGCAGAATGCCGTGGACACTTAAGTTGGGTTCACTGTGTGAACTTTTCACCTGATGGCTCTTCACTTCTTTCTTCCTCCGAAGACCAGACAGTAAGGCTGTGGGAAACAGGGAAAATGGGCAAGACCACAGCTATGATTTTAAAGCGGGAATTTGATGTGGTGTTCAAGGATGATAACCCAGTGATACTGGCTCCTGACAGAAGACGACGTTTGCAATTAATTAATGGAAGGGTGGGAGACATCATCTGTCAGACGGGAACACATGACGCCAGTATCACTTGCTGTTGCCTAAGTTCTGATCTTCTCTTTGCTGCATTTGGAGATGAAGATGGAGCTGTACATGTATTAGAATTACCTAGTGCAAGAACTGTGAGATCTATAATAGGTCACTCACAATGCGTACAGCGTTGTGAGTTTACCATTGATAGTAAGACCCTTATTTCAAGCTCTGATGATGCCACAATTCAGATTTGGGACTGGCAGACGGGGCACTACAGAGTGCTGCAAGGACACAAGGAACCTGTGAAGAACTTTAGGCTTTTAGGCAATTCTGGCCTGCTGTCTTGGTCCTTTGATGGTACAGTGAAATTGTGGAATAGAAACACTGGGACAGTAgagaaagacttcctttgccaCCATGGTGCTGTACTGTCTTGTGATGTTTCACATGATGCTACGAAGTTTGCCTCCGCTTCTGCGGATACAAGAGCTAAGATCTGGAACTTTGATAGTTCTTCTCCGCTTTATACACTAAAGGGGCACCAGGGATGCGTGCGATGCTGTCGCTTTTCAGCAGACAGCAAACTCTTAGCAACTGGGGATGACAATGGAGAAATAAGGATCTGGAGAGTGTCAGAAGGGACTCTACTTCGCTGTTGCTCCCACATGACTGCCAATGAAGAAGACATAGTACACCTGGGCTGGGTCACAGACCTTCACTTCTCTTCTGACAATGCAGTGCTGGTCTCCACCGGAGGTAATCTCAAGTGGTGGAATGCCAGAACAGGTGAATCCCTGCAGACCTTCTATACACAAGGGACAAGTCCAAAGTCAATTCACGTCTCTCCCACCTTCCAGTTATTTGTTACAATCGATAATCTCGGCATTCTCTACGTTTTGAAGGTATTAGAATGAATACCCAAGAGACATGAATAATACCGGAAATGTTATGATGGCACTTACTTTGCAGTGTTATGAGCTGGTAAAGGGCTTTCGTCTTATGAAATGAAAATACTCAAATGTCTTAAGGATTGAACCTAAATTATGTGCAATCGTCTGCCTTTTTAGCATGATTGTTAGTGTATTGTTACCAAgagattctgtgttttttttgtgctgttttaaaAATGGTACCACCGCAAGTGGCCTGCCAACAACTGGATACAGCAATAAGCATGATGCATTTTGAAAAGGTAAGCAGGGGAACAGTGCAAACGTTGAGAAAGTTTTAGTATACAACCTACTGCATCCATTAAAGGAGAGGTGTTTCAGTTCTTCCTGAATTGCTATATAGAATTGAATATGCATGAAAACGACCCTGTTCTGATGAAGCCTGCTGCGAGTGCGGAAATATTTGTTTTAGACCATaagtctctctttctatctctattgTACACTATTTATTCAGTTCGTTCCTCTTTGACTTGGGGCAGCAAGTGGTAACTGGGCAGTATTCTTGATGATACTGTTGTCTGCCACTGGTGGCCAAGGGCCTCAGGTACTATTGCTCTGCAACTAGCCAGCCAAGTCTCCATTTGTATACCTGTCAATTCAGTAATACCTTAGTCAAATAAGTAAGCATTACTTTATAGGCGGTGTAGCTTTGAATATTGATAATGTTGTATGTAGTTTTGTAAGGCTATTTATAAAGTGTAGCGTACACCCCCATGGGAGGTCTCTCGGTGCTACGGTACATACAAACCTGGGCACTGATGCAGTCACAAGACCTGTTGAAAATAGACGAGAAATCTAATTGTTGCCAAACAGCCAACTATTGAGGTGTTTGCAAAATACAGTATGTGACGGGAATGCTATTAATCTCACAGACCGGTTATTCCAAAACAGAGTACCATGGACTCTGAAAGCTAATCCATCCCcttcttttttttatatagaacTTTAGGGACAACCATGAGTTTTTGAGAAGCAGAGCATAGGGCTCTAAAAGGATGATCCCTACTAAAAATATTCTGCAAGAAAACTGGGCAAAAGCATTGAGGATCCAGTTCCTAATACAAGCTGCTTTTAAATAATATTCCCATGTGAATAGGAAACCACCGTACCTGGCAAATTTAATGTGATACATGGTCAATATAGGTCGAAAATGGTTCTGGCAACAGCACTTTGAATCTAGTCTTGGAAAGTCAAAGGCATTAGTATCCACAATTCTCTGCGGGAAACTAGGAAAAAACATCTACAGAAAATCCTAAAAAGATTAAAAGAAACATGGCTTTGAAGACACCAGAATTTGTTGCCAAAGAGTGAGGCGATCCCCTATCATCATTGCAAGATTTCTATTGACTAATTTTGGTTTGTTACCAAAGGGGCAGCTTTCCTTTATGAAGCAGTGACCATTGCTACACTTTAAAGTTCAGTCCTGAGAGTTCAGTCAGAGTTATTCTTAAGAAACACTATAGGCATTTCTTAACCATAAAGAATTGTGGGATAGTTCAAATAGTGGATCACAAAACTAGAAAACTCTATCAGTTTATGGAGTTGAGATGCAACCTAAACAAGCCTATTA
This window harbors:
- the LOC138286693 gene encoding apoptotic protease-activating factor 1-like, coding for MDERARSFLLQHRGALQRDLKTPYIMDHLVTDEVLSLEEEEQVRAQPTQAARAAVLLDMLQNKDGRAYISLYNALLQEGYVHLASMLQDGLPLRAVPRDHPSVDQTVPFVKTALLEGGVPQRPVVFVTRPELVHAIRKNLYHLQNDAGWVLVHGMAGCGKSVLAAEAVRDQSVLKDCFPGGVHWVPVGKQDKTGLLMKVQNLITRLEQTWQFSQRPAFNIEEAKDHLRLLIMHQHPQCLLILDDVWDSWVLKAFDVQCRVLITSRDRSVLDTVSGNTFLVPVESGLPHNKALEVLSLFVDLKIGDLPDQAHEIIKECKGSPLVVSLIGALLRDFPNRWDYYLRQLQIKQFRRIRKSSSYDYDALDEAMSISVETLHEDFRDYYRDLAVLKKGVKVPPQVLSILWDLETEEVEDILQEFVNKSLLFCDRNGTSFLYYLHDLQLDFLTEKYRSQLHELHTSVVHQYHKHHSKNRSTSFQGYCRYWYHFLAYHMASANMHQELCSLLFSLDWIKAKTEVLGPAHLIHEFIEYRDILDNEDNSDREHFQEFLSLNGHLLGRSPFPNIIQLGLCQPETSAVYKQARLQAKEELGGGALYLEWINQNSIENMSCLVVRPHTDAVYHACFSHTGDRIASCGADKTLQVFQSETGENLLKVNAHDKEVLCCAFSFNDTFIATCSADTKVKIWDSVTGVLLSIYEEHTEQVNFCQFTNTDCQPLLATCSNDCLVKLWTLSQNQCRNTLFGHMKPVGHCRFSPDDQYLSSCSADGTLKLWDVPSANELKSISIKKFLKTQDDQEEDFDVLVKSCSWSCDCSRVMVAAKNTLLIFDVETSDLLAELQTNHNTTIQYCDFCPSSQLVALALAHNFVELWNAESSIKVAECRGHLSWVHCVNFSPDGSSLLSSSEDQTVRLWETGKMGKTTAMILKREFDVVFKDDNPVILAPDRRRRLQLINGRVGDIICQTGTHDASITCCCLSSDLLFAAFGDEDGAVHVLELPSARTVRSIIGHSQCVQRCEFTIDSKTLISSSDDATIQIWDWQTGHYRVLQGHKEPVKNFRLLGNSGLLSWSFDGTVKLWNRNTGTVEKDFLCHHGAVLSCDVSHDATKFASASADTRAKIWNFDSSSPLYTLKGHQGCVRCCRFSADSKLLATGDDNGEIRIWRVSEGTLLRCCSHMTANEEDIVHLGWVTDLHFSSDNAVLVSTGGNLKWWNARTGESLQTFYTQGTSPKSIHVSPTFQLFVTIDNLGILYVLKVLE